In Gemmatimonadota bacterium, one DNA window encodes the following:
- a CDS encoding zf-HC2 domain-containing protein, giving the protein MWHVDDGQLHAYLDGELGSLGQDQAGRFERHLSECDECRARLEHARTVREGARTILQGSGPAQLAPPPFETLAARARRATPRHRLISRLRPSSVAWAASLILALGAGWMARQLVLPMERAASRSEAPRGVELDAASSGDVAPPAEPREAGAAEAAVPAGPLAARAVTRPAGTAERRAPAASTARGRRAGSSPVIRGVDGRRELALGEGEAAPAAPPAPPPPAVPPPAGGAELAALPPAQAVNVVAPPELEEAVPESRAGAPVEAAAAAAAPPPVDSRFLDEQSRWRAGEERRDREVAEAYRRAAGQTLPRAGARAEAGGVAAKPADPAAPPVPAGAPAGPWAGLAARVAGRPVPLAEWQSVDAATANRWLGGAVARVPDFSTVATQVTLLDGRPAVRTIQLSQTGNTLELVQLRDTEAVGAGMAGGNRAAAAEEQEKARAREVEAPRAAAPGALVMTPAWNALLAPVDGAAPDLVTLTLRRDGYLIIARAVLPADSLRALLARIR; this is encoded by the coding sequence ATGTGGCACGTAGATGACGGGCAGCTTCACGCCTACCTGGATGGCGAGCTCGGGTCGCTCGGCCAGGACCAGGCCGGGCGCTTCGAGCGGCACCTGAGCGAATGCGACGAGTGCCGCGCCCGGCTCGAGCACGCGCGCACGGTGCGTGAGGGCGCCCGCACCATCCTCCAGGGCTCCGGCCCGGCGCAGTTGGCGCCGCCGCCGTTCGAGACACTTGCCGCCCGCGCGCGTAGGGCGACGCCGCGTCACCGTTTGATCTCGAGGCTTCGCCCGTCGTCGGTCGCCTGGGCGGCCAGCCTCATCCTCGCCCTGGGCGCGGGCTGGATGGCCCGCCAGCTCGTGCTGCCCATGGAGCGGGCGGCGAGCCGGAGCGAAGCGCCGAGGGGCGTCGAGCTGGATGCAGCCAGCTCGGGGGATGTGGCACCGCCCGCCGAGCCGCGAGAAGCCGGCGCGGCCGAGGCGGCGGTGCCGGCGGGGCCGCTCGCAGCGCGGGCTGTGACGCGCCCAGCCGGCACTGCGGAGCGCAGGGCGCCGGCGGCGAGCACGGCTCGGGGGCGGCGCGCCGGCTCCTCACCTGTCATCCGGGGTGTGGACGGCCGCCGGGAGCTGGCTCTCGGAGAGGGTGAGGCTGCCCCGGCCGCTCCACCTGCGCCGCCGCCACCGGCCGTTCCGCCTCCGGCAGGGGGCGCGGAGCTGGCTGCCCTTCCGCCGGCACAGGCGGTGAACGTCGTCGCCCCGCCTGAACTGGAGGAGGCCGTCCCCGAGTCCCGGGCCGGCGCGCCCGTGGAAGCGGCCGCGGCGGCGGCGGCGCCGCCGCCGGTGGACAGCCGCTTTCTGGATGAACAGTCCAGGTGGCGCGCCGGGGAAGAGCGCCGCGATCGCGAAGTTGCAGAGGCATACCGTCGTGCCGCCGGCCAGACGCTGCCACGCGCCGGCGCCAGGGCAGAAGCAGGCGGCGTTGCGGCGAAGCCCGCAGACCCCGCCGCGCCCCCCGTGCCGGCGGGAGCGCCTGCCGGCCCCTGGGCTGGCCTCGCGGCACGCGTGGCCGGGCGGCCCGTGCCGCTGGCGGAATGGCAGTCCGTGGACGCCGCGACCGCGAACCGGTGGCTGGGTGGCGCCGTGGCCCGCGTTCCCGATTTCAGCACGGTGGCCACGCAGGTGACGCTGCTGGACGGGCGTCCGGCCGTGCGCACGATCCAGCTCAGCCAGACGGGCAACACCCTCGAGCTCGTGCAGCTCCGGGATACTGAGGCCGTGGGTGCGGGAATGGCGGGGGGGAATAGGGCGGCAGCCGCGGAAGAGCAGGAGAAGGCGCGCGCCCGTGAGGTCGAGGCGCCTCGCGCCGCTGCGCCCGGCGCCCTGGTTATGACCCCGGCGTGGAACGCGCTGCTTGCGCCGGTGGACGGCGCTGCGCCCGACCTGGTCACGCTGACGCTGCGCCGCGACGGCTACCTGATCATCGCCCGCGCCGTCTTGCCCGCCGACTCGCTGCGCGCCCTGCTGGCCCGCATCCGCTGA